TTTGGTTTCGTtcttcaggtctcatgtctcagatctcaggtccctggactcaggtctcaggtgtcatgtctctagtctacattctcaagtctcaggtctcaagtctcaagtctcaagtctcaggtctcaggtctcaggtcttaagtgtcagaacttTAGAGCTGCAGAATTttaatggtctttttttacacgggtttcgggaattaacacggtttttttgcacggtttccgggaattaacacggtttctTTTGCAtagtttttttacgcggtacgtatatcagtgtataaaaaaaccttactgtatttGCTATTCTTTAATTTTATGTATGAATTGTATGAATTCCCTTAGAgcaaaaaacataattaaacaaaaagttgaaaacaagttttaatattatttcattATTATGAAAaccaatgacaaaaaataaaaatacaaggtTAAACAATCAATGTTTTATACATCTTACTTTTCCAAATCATCTCGAGCTCGCATGATTGTTTGGCCATACCTCGTTATTAAATCTATTAAAACATCCTCTGGTTGTTCTTCCATTCCAAAATTATCAtaactgcaaaaaaaataaaatgtaaatacaGTGGTAAGAaccttttggcattttttatattttttttctaccgatttttacaaaatttatagttttggaaaccttgtaatgtaactcaaatatgtttctctgACAATATTCAGCAACGACAACCATGGAtagcaaaactcctcagatcggcttgtcctgCTCCCCCCAAGCTGTGCATATCGTACTGAAATGCAGAGTGAGATTGTAAACACATAAGAATGAGCGAGATcattcacatccgctgatgTAGAGAATTCCTCTCTCCGGACAAATCTATTGGCGATGGGCGAGCTCGCAATCCCGCACACAaacggggctccacttagcaaaaattcgctgttacttttcgttagtaaaaatatttttttactttttagttagcaaaaagctaaatttaattgattttagtaATCAGAAAGTTTATCTTGCtcgattttagtaaaacgaaggttttctaGCCGCCGTATTTCTAGATAGCAGCCGCTGCCGGTAGAGACAAGAAACAATCCGACGTGATTCAATGCCGTTCCGGAAATTCGATGCTGGCGGTTTTTTTGGTGGctaatttcacgaaaaaatggTCGCCAAATCGATAGTGGATGCTGTAACCGTTCGTTACAATCCATTAAAGTATCTTCGACACTTTACCCAATTTTGACCTACAACCctgatttaaaaatgtcaacaaacacCGCTAGCTCACTTAGCGAGTTACCTCAGCTCACAGAGGATTCCTTCCATTTTACCTCCTTACCCTATCGGCACGCAGCCACTTCTCTCGCGGGAGAGGCCCATGGGCGTCGGATGAACACACTTGTGCTTTTGCGAGGAAGTGTTATCACCCAATCAACGTCGCGCACGTCCAATAAAGTTGCTGACGTGTTTCCGTGCGACGGTCGGATGAAGGTGTATATAGAATTTGTTCATTTTATCG
The Uranotaenia lowii strain MFRU-FL unplaced genomic scaffold, ASM2978415v1 HiC_scaffold_577, whole genome shotgun sequence DNA segment above includes these coding regions:
- the LOC129760332 gene encoding diuretic hormone class 2, translating into KSVEKKYKKCQKVLTTVFTFYFFCSYDNFGMEEQPEDVLIDLITRYGQTIMRARDDLENSKRTVDFGLSRGYSGAQEAKHRMAMAVANFAGGPGRKRKVERRSIKD